GCCTCTACACCAATTCCCTCGCCCTGAGGGATAGATGTTTTAGTAAGCTTCAGAGCAAGTGGAAAACGAGAAGCAACTTTCTCCCCTTCCTTTAATACCCCCTCTACGTAAAAATAAACTTCGTTTCCTTGCTCACAAATTTTAAAGTTTTCTACACGGAATGCCAACAATCCATCTAAAAAAAGATTATGATCTGGAAGATATGGCTGAGTCCATGAAACAAGGAGAGATCTCGCTTCACTCCCGTAAAACCACTTCGGGTTAGAAAGGGAAAAAGAAGGATTTTCTAACCTATATTTAGAGACGGCCTCATTTATACCTGCCTCAGCAGCAAAAAAACTCTGACTTCCTCTTACCTCAGCTCTCGAAACAGCTTGCTGAGAGGAATACAAAAAAGCAAACCCTCCACCTATAACAGCTAAAACAGTTAGTATAACTAACGACAAAGCTATAGAACTAACCCCTTTTCTCATCTTCTTAAATAAACTATCGTTGAAACTTCCAGGTACTTGCTTTTTTTAAATTTTCTAGTTTCTAGTCCTCCTGGACCAGCTACTTTAATATAAATAAAAGCCCCATTATTAATAAAAGAATTAGATCCATAAATAAAAGTATTTTTTCCAGGAAGCAATTCTACTTTAAACTCCTCTACGCTTATCCAATAGCTATCTTTCCCTCCATCATAACCATCTGTTAAAGGTTGAAGAGTACTTACACCTCTAAGCATGCCTAATATATAAGTACTCTCTCCATTTGGTAAATTGCGTCCCCTGTAACAACCTATTAGCATTGGATCCACATCTTCAAAGTAAATTTTAAGCACTTTATGATTATCATCAATTACGAAACGAGGATCGTTCGTTATCAATTCTAATCCTATAGCCCCCTTCACTATTTCAAGCCTTATTCTATCCAGAGCGTTACGAACATTCTGAAGCATATCTTCACGAACTACGCCATGTCTATAGACTCTCAAGCTACCCAATAAAGATTCCATAAGAACCAGGAAAACAATGGCTAATATTGCTATAACAACAAGAGCTTCTACTAAAGTTAATCCTCTTCTAAGATTCATTTTTGTCTTGCTCCAACAATTTCAACAAATCTAGAAGGACGGTCACGCTCCCAAACTTTAACCTTTATAAGAACAGTATTATTCACAGAGGATGTAATGAATTCTATTAGACAACAATAGAAAATTCCATTATAGACACTATCCTCTTTAATAGAGTTTGGATAATAAGAAGGAAGTCGGGCAAAATTATTTTCTGTCCCGGTGAAAGTAAATCGAGTTGGTAAAGATCCAGGAATATCAGTATCAGCTAAACCGTACATTACTTCTTCAAGTTTACCTTCAGCCAATTTTAACATTACGAATCTTGATTTCTCTTTTTGTCCACTAAACTCAATAGCATAAAAAAGTGAATAAAGAGCAAGAATACCAATTACAACCATTGCAACAGCTATTAAAGCTTCAACTAAAGAAAACCCCCTTTTCAACTTATAACCCTCCAATATAATTCTATCAAAAGTTCCCCTTTAAAAAAAGCTATTGTACTACCTATAGCTAAAAACGGACCAAATGGGACTTTTTCTCCCATTTTCTTAAAACCAAGAGCAAGTAAAAGAACAGCAAAAATCCCACCTATAATGAAAGCAACTACTAATGCAACTATAGTATTAACACTTCCAAGCCAAGCACCAACAAAAGCAGCTATACCTATATCCCCCTCTCCCATACCTCCATTAGCAACAAAAAATATTAAAGCCATTATCCCAGCACCATATATGATCCCTTTAAGAGAAAAGAAAAAACCCTCTGCACCAGACTTAAGTGTAAAAAAAATGATTCCCATAATAATACCCAGGTAAATCGTTGAATCCATGACCTCATAGCTTCTTAAATCAACAATGGCAACAAACTCGAG
This portion of the Synergistota bacterium genome encodes:
- a CDS encoding type II secretion system GspH family protein, whose translation is MNLRRGLTLVEALVVIAILAIVFLVLMESLLGSLRVYRHGVVREDMLQNVRNALDRIRLEIVKGAIGLELITNDPRFVIDDNHKVLKIYFEDVDPMLIGCYRGRNLPNGESTYILGMLRGVSTLQPLTDGYDGGKDSYWISVEEFKVELLPGKNTFIYGSNSFINNGAFIYIKVAGPGGLETRKFKKSKYLEVSTIVYLRR
- a CDS encoding prepilin peptidase, translated to MEAIVFLLGLIIGSFLNSCIYRLPRGVSIIYPPSFCPSCGHKLCWSDLVPIFSYLALKGKCRYCGVKIPLRYPLIELLTGFLFLVSYYKFGLSYDFIFSSFFLSLLEFVAIVDLRSYEVMDSTIYLGIIMGIIFFTLKSGAEGFFFSLKGIIYGAGIMALIFFVANGGMGEGDIGIAAFVGAWLGSVNTIVALVVAFIIGGIFAVLLLALGFKKMGEKVPFGPFLAIGSTIAFFKGELLIELYWRVIS
- a CDS encoding type II secretion system GspH family protein, whose translation is MKRGFSLVEALIAVAMVVIGILALYSLFYAIEFSGQKEKSRFVMLKLAEGKLEEVMYGLADTDIPGSLPTRFTFTGTENNFARLPSYYPNSIKEDSVYNGIFYCCLIEFITSSVNNTVLIKVKVWERDRPSRFVEIVGARQK